Proteins encoded by one window of Salmonirosea aquatica:
- the trmD gene encoding tRNA (guanosine(37)-N1)-methyltransferase TrmD, producing the protein MRIDIISVVPKLMESFFAHSILKRAKNKGLAEIHLHDLRMYATGKNRQVDDYAFGGGAGMVLQIEPIARCIRALQSERTYDEIIYLTPDGERLAQRTVNQLSLKTNLLLLCGHYKGVDQRVRDLFVTKEISIGDYVLSGGELAAAVLTDAIVRLVPGVLNDETSALTDSFQDNLLAPPVYTRPAVFEENAVPEVLLSGHEAKIEQWRLDQSLALTKLKRPDLL; encoded by the coding sequence ATGAGGATTGATATCATTTCGGTAGTGCCAAAACTGATGGAAAGTTTTTTCGCACACTCGATTCTGAAAAGGGCGAAAAACAAAGGCTTGGCCGAAATCCATCTGCACGATCTCCGAATGTATGCCACAGGTAAAAATCGACAGGTAGACGACTATGCTTTTGGGGGCGGGGCAGGGATGGTATTGCAGATAGAGCCTATCGCCCGTTGTATACGTGCTTTACAATCTGAGCGTACCTATGACGAAATCATCTACCTGACCCCGGATGGTGAGCGGCTTGCGCAGCGGACAGTAAATCAATTATCGTTGAAAACAAACCTACTCCTGCTTTGTGGACACTACAAAGGGGTTGATCAGCGGGTACGCGACTTATTTGTAACGAAGGAGATCAGCATCGGCGATTACGTCCTTTCCGGTGGTGAACTGGCCGCTGCTGTACTCACCGATGCCATTGTACGCTTGGTTCCCGGAGTGCTCAATGACGAAACTTCTGCTCTGACCGACTCTTTTCAGGACAATCTGCTCGCACCACCCGTATATACCCGACCTGCCGTTTTTGAAGAAAACGCAGTACCGGAGGTGCTGTTGTCAGGCCATGAGGCCAAAATAGAGCAATGGCGGCTGGATCAGTCCCTTGCCCTGACGAAACTAAAACGTCCTGATTTATTGTAA
- the rimM gene encoding ribosome maturation factor RimM (Essential for efficient processing of 16S rRNA) — MTQADCYLLGYIVKTHGTKGQLVFHLDVDYPEDYEEMESVFIETKGELIPYFVELFNLQKQSRVIVQFEGVDTMEKAQALVGTSLFLPLDALDELEEGQFYYHEIQGYEILDQKLGSLGTVREVYSVATQNLIAFDYQGAEVLIPITDGIVLEADRTNRQLHVELPDGLLEVYTESNASNEPEDGDED; from the coding sequence GTGACACAGGCAGATTGCTATTTGCTGGGATATATAGTAAAAACCCATGGGACCAAGGGACAATTGGTATTTCATCTTGATGTCGATTATCCCGAGGACTATGAAGAGATGGAGTCGGTTTTTATAGAAACTAAGGGCGAACTGATACCTTATTTTGTTGAACTTTTTAACCTCCAGAAGCAGAGTAGGGTGATTGTGCAGTTCGAGGGAGTCGACACAATGGAAAAAGCTCAGGCTCTGGTAGGTACTTCCCTTTTTTTACCTCTGGATGCTTTGGACGAACTAGAGGAGGGACAATTTTACTACCACGAAATTCAGGGATACGAGATTCTTGATCAAAAACTTGGAAGCCTGGGTACCGTCCGGGAAGTTTATTCAGTAGCTACTCAAAACCTGATTGCATTTGATTATCAGGGAGCCGAAGTGTTGATCCCTATTACTGACGGTATTGTGCTGGAAGCCGACCGAACCAACAGGCAGCTCCATGTGGAATTGCCCGATGGGCTATTGGAGGTATATACTGAGAGTAATGCAAGTAACGAACCGGAGGACGGCGATGAGGATTGA
- the rpsP gene encoding 30S ribosomal protein S16 has protein sequence MYDIVVADARAPRDGRFIEKLGTYDPNQNPHNVVLQADRAVDWLLKGAQPTDTARSILHHEGVMLRKHLQVGVNKGAVTQENADARFEEWKNAKSEKLANKADTLNSKKTSEREQKLEAERKVNQARIESITKKNTPPADTTAPETEAEEPVNESAETEIAATSIEEQPEAVEETTAATEAPAEQPAAEAPAEQPAAEAPQPVAEKAEETTVVEEAAPAADQASEPVAEAAPVATEATAETEVPVAEAQDTPAAPDEKSTEEPTTASDESDAKKA, from the coding sequence ATGTATGACATCGTCGTAGCCGATGCCCGGGCTCCCCGTGACGGACGCTTTATTGAAAAGTTGGGTACCTACGATCCCAACCAGAATCCCCATAATGTAGTGCTGCAGGCCGACCGGGCTGTGGATTGGTTACTCAAAGGAGCTCAACCCACAGACACCGCCCGTTCTATTTTGCACCACGAAGGCGTCATGCTTCGCAAACACCTACAGGTAGGTGTCAATAAAGGCGCCGTAACGCAGGAAAATGCCGATGCTCGTTTCGAAGAGTGGAAAAATGCTAAAAGTGAAAAATTGGCCAACAAAGCCGATACCTTAAATAGCAAGAAAACATCTGAGAGGGAACAGAAACTGGAGGCTGAACGCAAAGTGAATCAGGCCCGTATTGAATCAATAACCAAGAAAAATACGCCCCCTGCTGATACCACTGCTCCCGAGACAGAAGCAGAAGAACCAGTAAATGAGTCGGCAGAAACTGAAATTGCCGCCACTTCAATAGAAGAGCAGCCAGAGGCAGTTGAAGAAACAACTGCTGCCACCGAGGCACCTGCTGAACAGCCTGCTGCCGAAGCACCTGCTGAACAGCCTGCTGCCGAAGCTCCGCAACCCGTAGCTGAAAAAGCTGAGGAAACGACCGTAGTTGAAGAGGCTGCTCCCGCAGCTGATCAAGCGAGCGAGCCTGTTGCTGAAGCTGCGCCAGTTGCAACCGAAGCTACTGCCGAAACCGAAGTTCCGGTTGCGGAAGCACAAGATACACCCGCAGCACCGGATGAGAAATCGACCGAAGAGCCTACTACTGCTTCGGACGAGTCTGATGCCAAGAAAGCCTAA
- a CDS encoding OmpA family protein, whose translation MPKPVDPRLYTDSDGDGVADLFDKEPNTPAGSVVSGGGVAIDLDKYITDAIKNNMPKDECEALFSNIEFDTDKATIRRASQETLTKVVELLNMRPNCRIVLVGHADARASYGYNMNLSRRRVEAAKRYLIRAGLADPSRLLVEYFGEYRPLAENTTPEGLQANRRVEIKIMPNNTLRSTYPAGFKR comes from the coding sequence ATGCCGAAACCCGTCGATCCCCGACTCTACACGGATTCAGATGGTGATGGAGTAGCCGATCTGTTCGATAAAGAACCTAATACGCCTGCTGGTAGTGTTGTATCGGGTGGCGGTGTTGCCATTGATCTGGATAAATATATTACCGACGCAATAAAGAACAATATGCCTAAGGATGAGTGCGAGGCCCTGTTCAGTAACATTGAATTCGATACTGATAAAGCCACCATCCGACGCGCTTCCCAGGAAACACTTACCAAGGTTGTCGAACTGCTAAACATGCGTCCCAACTGCCGTATCGTTCTGGTAGGTCATGCTGATGCCCGGGCTTCTTACGGGTATAACATGAATTTGTCAAGACGTCGGGTAGAAGCTGCTAAGCGGTACCTGATCCGGGCGGGATTAGCTGATCCAAGCCGCCTTTTGGTTGAGTATTTCGGTGAGTACCGGCCTTTGGCTGAGAATACGACTCCTGAAGGACTTCAGGCTAACCGTCGCGTCGAAATCAAAATCATGCCTAACAACACGCTGCGTTCCACATATCCGGCTGGGTTCAAGCGATAG
- a CDS encoding DUF4403 family protein, whose protein sequence is MKSLTRIGLIWIASVMWAMLVWQCSSGGSSQPAAPKEKYLYSNMQIQNEKHLSVVNIPVETPLAELEKQLNAQLNGLLYEDNSFEDDNSDNLKAKVWKISPIKVQAIDSTFLFEVPLKVWVSVGYKVSPLGLTLSGHKETEFAVRIRFISKMHISPSWKVISETSVDSYDWITEPVIKVAGFTLPVKSMVSRTLNRNFEKITKAIDEQVGSTIDLKTHVQKAWDLARRPVELSKAYNTWLMVVPTGVVMTPLVVRNNVIRSTIGLRGYTQTVTSMIPPEPVTNAGLPNLEIVNKIPGAYRVGLISMVSYKEATRLAKAEFVGKTFSYSNGKYTVEVTDLDLFGQNEFLIIKAVLRGSMNGTIYLRGMPHYDAATKNLTLKNLDYDLDTRNVIIKTAGWLLQGKFSAMMERNFVFPIGKQITEAQRSIQKMLTQNNLAKGIMLTGTLEEIVPDRVYLTPENIYSVVFARGQVSLRLEGLL, encoded by the coding sequence GTGAAGTCACTGACACGAATTGGATTGATTTGGATTGCGAGCGTGATGTGGGCCATGCTGGTATGGCAGTGTAGTTCGGGGGGCTCATCTCAACCCGCGGCACCAAAAGAAAAATACCTCTATTCGAATATGCAGATTCAGAACGAAAAGCATCTGTCGGTGGTCAATATTCCGGTGGAGACCCCGTTGGCCGAGTTGGAAAAGCAACTGAATGCCCAACTGAATGGGCTTCTTTACGAAGACAATAGTTTTGAGGATGATAATTCGGACAACCTGAAAGCGAAGGTTTGGAAAATAAGCCCAATCAAAGTTCAAGCCATTGACTCTACCTTTCTCTTTGAGGTACCCCTGAAGGTATGGGTGAGTGTAGGGTACAAGGTGAGTCCGCTGGGGCTGACACTTTCGGGGCACAAGGAGACAGAATTCGCTGTACGCATCCGGTTTATATCCAAGATGCATATTTCACCCAGTTGGAAAGTTATTTCCGAAACCTCCGTCGACAGCTATGACTGGATCACGGAACCGGTAATCAAGGTAGCGGGATTCACCCTGCCGGTTAAATCGATGGTGAGCCGTACCCTGAATCGAAACTTTGAAAAAATTACAAAGGCAATCGATGAACAAGTCGGCAGCACCATCGATTTAAAAACGCATGTACAAAAGGCCTGGGATTTGGCCCGACGCCCCGTCGAATTATCCAAGGCGTATAACACCTGGCTTATGGTGGTACCTACGGGAGTTGTCATGACTCCGTTAGTGGTAAGAAATAATGTCATCCGCAGCACCATTGGCCTGCGAGGGTACACCCAGACCGTAACCTCCATGATACCCCCCGAACCGGTAACCAATGCTGGACTCCCCAACCTCGAAATTGTGAATAAAATACCTGGGGCTTACCGGGTAGGGTTAATCAGCATGGTGTCGTACAAGGAGGCCACCCGTCTGGCAAAGGCAGAATTTGTAGGTAAGACTTTTTCGTACAGCAACGGAAAGTACACCGTGGAAGTCACAGATCTTGATTTGTTCGGACAGAATGAGTTTTTGATCATAAAAGCCGTACTCCGAGGTAGTATGAATGGGACGATCTACCTGCGGGGAATGCCCCATTATGACGCGGCCACCAAAAACCTCACCCTTAAAAATCTGGATTACGACCTGGATACCCGCAATGTCATTATAAAAACAGCTGGCTGGTTGCTTCAGGGAAAATTCAGCGCTATGATGGAACGCAATTTCGTATTTCCCATAGGTAAGCAAATTACCGAAGCGCAACGATCGATCCAGAAGATGCTCACTCAGAATAATTTGGCCAAAGGTATTATGCTTACAGGTACCCTCGAGGAAATTGTTCCAGACAGGGTGTACCTAACGCCGGAGAATATTTATTCGGTTGTTTTCGCCCGTGGACAGGTATCTCTGAGGCTCGAAGGCCTGCTCTAA
- a CDS encoding Smr/MutS family protein, with product MSMNIGDKVRLVHGREEGIVYRFLPGNIVEIEIEDGFRIPVLRNELVTISPVEGERLVRNEPIKKDNVPVSKTRAVFAEKGIYLAFVPINDRELTVHLINNTDWHLPFVTYQEQEGITTGLGSGEMKPRTSYKLTDLLAKNFEQWPVFDIQALYFKEGNGSAKPPFQKKIKCRAQSFYKRKHAAPILQKEAYLYQLDDENETVKAFPGVGISAADLRERMLSPSSEPKTVPTKPDSVVDLHLEKLTTEIGKMSNTEKLTLQLTTFEQQLERAIAAGMHEMTFIHGAGNGVLRNELHRRLSRHQNVQFFEDAQKQKFGYGATFVKIK from the coding sequence ATGAGTATGAATATTGGTGATAAAGTACGATTGGTGCATGGACGGGAAGAAGGCATTGTGTACCGTTTTCTTCCGGGCAATATCGTAGAAATAGAAATTGAGGATGGGTTCCGAATTCCCGTGCTCCGCAATGAATTGGTGACGATTTCACCCGTGGAGGGTGAGCGATTGGTACGAAACGAGCCGATTAAAAAAGACAATGTACCGGTCAGCAAAACCCGGGCCGTTTTTGCCGAGAAAGGTATATATCTGGCCTTTGTACCTATCAACGACCGTGAACTCACTGTACATCTGATCAACAATACCGACTGGCACCTGCCCTTTGTGACCTATCAGGAACAGGAAGGAATAACTACGGGACTGGGATCGGGTGAAATGAAACCACGTACCTCCTATAAACTGACGGACCTACTGGCCAAGAATTTCGAACAATGGCCCGTTTTCGATATACAGGCCTTGTATTTTAAAGAGGGGAATGGCTCAGCAAAACCACCATTCCAGAAAAAAATTAAGTGCCGCGCCCAATCTTTTTATAAACGCAAGCACGCCGCGCCAATCCTTCAGAAGGAAGCCTACCTGTATCAACTTGATGATGAAAACGAAACGGTCAAAGCTTTTCCGGGCGTAGGAATATCGGCAGCAGATCTGCGCGAAAGAATGCTTTCTCCTTCCTCAGAGCCAAAGACAGTTCCTACAAAGCCGGATTCAGTAGTGGATCTGCACCTCGAAAAGCTTACCACCGAAATAGGCAAAATGTCCAATACAGAAAAGCTGACATTGCAATTGACCACTTTCGAACAGCAGCTTGAACGGGCCATTGCAGCTGGGATGCACGAAATGACATTCATCCACGGGGCAGGCAATGGCGTTCTGCGTAATGAATTGCATCGGCGACTGAGCAGGCATCAGAATGTGCAGTTTTTCGAGGATGCGCAAAAACAAAAATTTGGATATGGCGCCACCTTCGTCAAAATCAAGTAA
- a CDS encoding DUF2279 domain-containing protein yields MKTILLLIFGSLSFYSVTAQESEAEVMPDTAVAHPPNYRLLHGMFAAQTALYAGSLYGLSKTWYKNPLTRFSVADDSHEWKQIDKVGHLYTSFQISRHTAELYKKTGISRKQAVLYGAISGFFFQTPIEILDGFSPDYGFSIGDMAANLAGPLLFVGQYAFWDEVRIQPKFSFHFTDLATIRPELLGRNRSEQWLKDYNGQTYWFSGSPHSFFPGSRWPAWLCLSVGYGIQDMVAAETQQSVELGYRPYRQYYFSLDVDFTKIKTRSRLIKTLAFMLNTLKIPAPAVSFSREGVTFKPLYF; encoded by the coding sequence ATGAAAACGATCCTGCTGTTGATCTTCGGGAGCCTGTCGTTCTATTCTGTAACTGCCCAGGAGTCGGAAGCGGAGGTTATGCCTGACACGGCCGTTGCACACCCTCCAAACTACCGGTTGTTGCACGGGATGTTCGCGGCCCAAACCGCATTGTACGCCGGAAGTCTTTATGGACTGAGTAAAACCTGGTACAAAAATCCCCTCACCCGATTCAGCGTCGCCGATGATTCACATGAATGGAAACAAATTGATAAGGTAGGACATCTCTATACTTCCTTCCAAATTAGCCGGCATACAGCCGAACTCTATAAAAAAACGGGAATCAGCAGAAAACAGGCCGTTCTTTATGGGGCCATTTCTGGTTTCTTTTTCCAGACTCCCATTGAAATTCTGGATGGTTTTTCCCCTGATTATGGCTTTTCAATTGGAGACATGGCAGCGAATCTGGCGGGACCTTTACTTTTTGTCGGGCAGTACGCCTTCTGGGATGAGGTCAGAATACAACCCAAGTTCTCCTTTCATTTTACCGATCTTGCCACCATCCGCCCTGAACTGTTGGGTCGTAATCGATCCGAACAGTGGCTTAAAGATTACAACGGGCAAACGTACTGGTTTTCAGGCAGTCCGCATTCCTTTTTTCCTGGGTCTCGCTGGCCAGCCTGGCTTTGCCTATCCGTAGGGTACGGCATTCAGGACATGGTTGCTGCCGAAACCCAGCAGAGTGTAGAATTGGGATACCGACCCTACCGACAGTACTATTTTTCGCTGGATGTGGATTTTACCAAAATAAAAACGCGCAGCCGCTTGATTAAAACCCTGGCTTTCATGTTGAATACATTGAAGATCCCCGCACCAGCCGTATCGTTCTCCCGAGAAGGTGTGACTTTTAAGCCCTTGTATTTTTAA
- the fabG gene encoding 3-oxoacyl-[acyl-carrier-protein] reductase, translated as MKLLENKVALVTGASRGIGRAIAIRFAQEGADVAFTFLSNIEKGQALVAELEQYGIKAKGYRSDASDFQAADELITEVIADFGRIDVLVNNAGVTRDGLLMRMSEEQWDTVITINLKSVFNLTKAAIKTMMRAKSGSIINITSVVGIMGNAGQANYSASKAGIIGFTKSVALELGSRSIRSNAVAPGFIETEMTEALEAKSLEEWKQSIPLKRGGKPEEVADACVFLGSDMSKYITGQVIQVDGGMLT; from the coding sequence ATGAAACTATTGGAAAATAAAGTAGCGCTGGTAACAGGTGCATCACGTGGTATTGGGCGGGCCATCGCTATCCGCTTTGCTCAGGAAGGAGCCGATGTGGCCTTTACCTTTCTGTCGAATATTGAAAAAGGTCAGGCACTGGTAGCCGAATTGGAGCAGTACGGTATCAAAGCTAAAGGGTACCGTTCGGATGCCTCTGATTTCCAAGCGGCCGATGAACTTATTACCGAAGTGATTGCGGATTTTGGTCGGATCGATGTGCTGGTAAACAATGCTGGGGTTACGCGGGATGGGCTTCTGATGCGTATGAGTGAAGAACAGTGGGATACTGTGATTACCATTAACCTGAAATCGGTATTTAATCTTACCAAGGCGGCCATCAAAACTATGATGCGGGCCAAAAGCGGTTCGATCATCAATATTACATCGGTGGTAGGTATCATGGGCAACGCCGGTCAGGCCAATTACTCCGCGTCTAAGGCAGGCATCATTGGCTTTACCAAATCGGTGGCTTTGGAATTGGGTTCGCGCAGTATACGGTCCAATGCAGTAGCCCCGGGTTTTATTGAAACAGAGATGACCGAAGCGCTTGAGGCCAAGTCGCTCGAGGAGTGGAAGCAATCAATTCCCCTAAAGCGGGGAGGCAAGCCTGAAGAAGTGGCCGATGCCTGTGTCTTTCTTGGCTCCGATATGTCGAAGTACATCACCGGTCAGGTAATACAGGTGGATGGGGGTATGCTCACCTAG
- a CDS encoding SPOR domain-containing protein, with protein sequence MVVVLLVALLGMASYIAWMNSADPAYRKGYLAYYLGSGNSEAELLESTIPSDIPSDSLAAWENSLLSANQLGTDSTAQDWKSLSELTNEATGTDTVSNQSFQSLPTQTTPKEPVQTDNFVAPKPVLAYYIKAGEFESRSSALFRIKELRQGNYKAKIIEPDSAGGTFVVSAGEFSSYKRALDQAQAIGFIMDIRTSVIKRE encoded by the coding sequence TTGGTCGTTGTACTTTTGGTGGCGCTGTTGGGTATGGCCTCTTACATCGCCTGGATGAATTCGGCAGATCCCGCGTATCGCAAAGGTTACCTTGCCTACTATTTGGGTTCAGGCAATTCCGAAGCTGAACTGCTTGAATCTACCATTCCTTCCGACATTCCGTCCGATTCACTGGCGGCGTGGGAAAACTCACTTTTAAGTGCCAATCAACTCGGGACTGATTCTACTGCTCAGGATTGGAAAAGTCTTTCGGAATTAACGAACGAGGCAACAGGTACAGATACGGTATCCAATCAATCGTTTCAATCGTTGCCTACCCAGACCACCCCAAAGGAGCCGGTTCAAACGGACAATTTTGTGGCCCCTAAACCAGTACTAGCCTACTACATCAAAGCAGGGGAGTTCGAAAGCAGAAGTTCGGCACTCTTTCGAATCAAAGAGCTTCGGCAAGGTAATTATAAGGCAAAAATCATCGAACCTGATTCGGCAGGGGGTACCTTTGTCGTTTCGGCGGGCGAATTTTCCAGCTACAAAAGGGCTCTGGATCAGGCACAGGCCATAGGCTTCATCATGGACATTCGTACCTCGGTCATTAAAAGGGAGTGA
- a CDS encoding ATP-dependent Clp protease ATP-binding subunit, which produces MEAKFSNRVKEVITLSREEALRLGHDFIGAEHLLLGMIREGDGVAIGLLKKLGVSLDEVRLTIEQATKGSATNNVKNLQNIPLTRQSEKVLKITYLEAKIFKSPLIGTEHLLLSILRDEDNVATQILHRFNVNYEVIKEMLEYQSSGTPPRMGSDTDDGDDDPRSGMFGSGGSSGKEAKGAEKSRTPVLDNFGRDLTKLAEVGKLDPIVGREKEIERVAQILSRRKKNNPILIGEPGVGKTAIAEGLALRIVQKKVSRVLFGKRVVTLDLASLVAGTKYRGQFEERMKAVMNELEKSPDVILFIDELHTIVGAGGASGSLDASNMFKPALARGEIQCIGATTLDEYRQYIEKDGALARRFQMVMVDATSVEETIQILENIKDKYEDHHHVNYTSDALESAVKLSERYITDRFLPDKAIDVMDEVGARVHISNITVPEDILKLEEQIENIKQEKNRVVKSQKYEEAAQLRDREKKLIDQLDRAKQHWEEETKQKRYTVTEQNVAEVVAMMTGIPLTNVSLDEGKKLLNMADELKGKVIGQNPPIEKLVKAIQRTRVGLKDPKKPIGSFIFLGPTGVGKTELAKVLATYLFDKDDALVRIDMSEYMEKFSVSRLVGAPPGYVGYEEGGQLTEKIRRKPYSVVLLDEIEKAHPDVFNILLQVLDDGILTDGLGRRVDFRNTIIIMTSNIGARDLKDFGSGIGFATKRSENQDEVMRSTIQSALRKAFSPEFLNRLDDVIVFNSLQREDLHRIIDISLDKLFSRVKGLGYEIELTIPAKDFLSEKGYDPQYGARPLNRAIQKYLEDPVAEEILKGDLRDGDVLVADHDGSSEQLTISVRKKEEEVAN; this is translated from the coding sequence ATGGAAGCTAAATTTTCAAATCGAGTAAAAGAAGTAATTACCCTTAGCCGGGAAGAGGCCTTGCGCCTTGGTCACGACTTTATCGGCGCTGAGCACCTGCTGCTCGGTATGATCAGGGAAGGGGATGGCGTAGCCATAGGTCTGCTCAAGAAGTTGGGTGTTTCCCTGGATGAAGTTCGGTTGACTATCGAACAGGCTACGAAGGGTTCTGCCACCAATAATGTCAAGAATCTGCAGAACATTCCTCTGACGCGCCAATCCGAAAAGGTACTTAAAATTACCTACCTGGAAGCCAAGATTTTCAAGAGCCCGTTGATCGGCACGGAACACCTGTTGCTTTCGATCCTGCGGGATGAGGATAATGTGGCTACGCAGATACTGCACCGTTTTAATGTAAACTACGAAGTAATTAAGGAAATGTTAGAATATCAATCATCCGGAACGCCTCCCCGTATGGGTTCCGACACCGATGATGGGGACGATGATCCCCGGAGCGGCATGTTCGGCAGTGGGGGTTCCTCAGGTAAGGAAGCTAAGGGTGCCGAAAAATCAAGGACTCCGGTTCTCGATAATTTTGGCCGTGATTTGACCAAGCTGGCTGAGGTCGGCAAACTGGATCCCATTGTGGGTCGTGAAAAGGAAATCGAGCGGGTAGCTCAGATATTGAGCCGTCGTAAGAAAAACAATCCCATTCTGATCGGTGAACCCGGTGTGGGAAAAACGGCGATCGCCGAAGGTCTGGCGCTCCGCATTGTTCAGAAAAAAGTATCGAGGGTACTGTTTGGCAAACGTGTTGTAACCCTGGATCTAGCTTCACTGGTAGCCGGCACCAAGTACCGGGGCCAGTTCGAAGAGCGCATGAAAGCGGTTATGAATGAATTGGAAAAATCGCCCGATGTGATTCTGTTTATTGACGAGCTGCATACGATTGTGGGTGCAGGGGGAGCTTCGGGCTCTTTGGATGCCTCCAATATGTTCAAGCCGGCTTTGGCACGGGGCGAGATTCAATGCATCGGCGCAACGACCCTTGACGAATACCGCCAGTATATTGAGAAAGACGGAGCTCTGGCCCGCCGTTTTCAGATGGTGATGGTGGATGCTACTTCGGTGGAAGAGACTATTCAGATACTAGAGAATATTAAAGATAAGTACGAGGATCACCACCATGTGAACTATACCTCTGATGCGTTAGAATCTGCGGTAAAACTTTCAGAAAGGTATATTACTGACCGGTTCCTGCCAGATAAAGCTATCGATGTGATGGATGAGGTAGGGGCCCGTGTGCATATCAGCAATATCACGGTGCCGGAGGATATTCTTAAACTGGAAGAGCAGATTGAGAATATCAAACAAGAAAAAAACCGCGTGGTGAAAAGCCAAAAATATGAAGAGGCGGCTCAACTGCGTGATCGTGAGAAAAAACTGATAGACCAACTCGATCGGGCCAAACAGCACTGGGAAGAGGAGACCAAACAGAAGCGTTATACGGTTACCGAGCAAAACGTAGCTGAGGTAGTGGCCATGATGACGGGTATTCCCCTGACTAATGTTTCATTGGATGAAGGCAAGAAATTGCTTAATATGGCCGATGAACTCAAGGGAAAAGTCATTGGACAGAATCCTCCAATTGAGAAACTGGTAAAAGCCATACAACGTACCCGGGTTGGGTTGAAAGATCCTAAAAAACCCATCGGCTCGTTCATCTTTTTGGGACCGACGGGTGTGGGTAAAACGGAGTTGGCGAAGGTACTTGCGACCTACCTATTTGATAAAGACGATGCCCTAGTACGGATCGATATGAGCGAATACATGGAGAAATTTAGCGTATCGCGCTTGGTAGGAGCACCTCCGGGTTATGTAGGTTATGAAGAGGGAGGACAACTCACTGAAAAAATCCGTCGTAAACCGTACAGTGTAGTATTGCTGGATGAAATTGAGAAAGCCCACCCCGATGTATTCAACATTCTGCTGCAAGTGCTGGATGATGGTATCCTGACTGACGGTTTGGGGCGCCGGGTCGATTTCCGGAATACCATAATCATAATGACCTCTAACATCGGAGCGCGCGACCTGAAAGATTTTGGAAGTGGGATCGGTTTCGCCACCAAGAGAAGTGAGAATCAGGATGAGGTTATGCGAAGCACAATTCAGAGTGCGTTACGGAAAGCATTTTCGCCTGAATTCCTCAATCGGTTGGACGATGTGATTGTTTTCAACTCATTGCAACGCGAAGATCTGCATCGTATCATCGACATATCGCTCGATAAGTTGTTCAGCCGTGTTAAAGGACTGGGTTATGAAATCGAACTGACCATTCCGGCTAAGGACTTTCTTTCCGAGAAAGGATATGATCCGCAGTATGGTGCCCGCCCCTTGAATAGGGCCATTCAGAAGTACCTGGAAGATCCGGTTGCTGAAGAAATTTTAAAAGGGGATTTGCGAGATGGTGATGTGTTGGTTGCCGACCATGATGGTAGCAGCGAACAGTTGACCATAAGTGTTAGAAAAAAAGAAGAAGAGGTTGCTAATTAA
- a CDS encoding WbqC family protein, with product MKSRVLLELHYLPCLEYFSCLMQFDEVVLDVYEPYVRQSYRNRCRVLTANKVDTLTVPVKNRGQGGTIREVRIDYDQPWHRRHWGCLQSAYGKSPYFEHYSPGLEALYYKKIPFLFDFNFELLTLCLHYLGVKKHMTYTLSPTSMISNIFDARSLINAKKKTDGTVFYTPFPYYQTFGNDFVSNLSIVDLLFNQGPESRLILQNSIPPTKYLNEQSPTDIG from the coding sequence ATGAAATCTAGGGTACTGCTGGAATTGCATTATCTGCCTTGCCTGGAGTATTTCAGCTGTTTGATGCAATTCGATGAGGTAGTTCTGGATGTGTATGAGCCATATGTTCGGCAGTCATACCGAAACCGCTGCCGGGTGTTGACTGCCAATAAAGTGGACACGCTTACTGTTCCGGTCAAAAACAGAGGACAAGGAGGCACAATTCGCGAGGTTCGCATTGACTATGATCAGCCTTGGCATCGTCGACATTGGGGGTGTCTGCAATCCGCTTACGGGAAATCGCCGTACTTTGAGCATTATTCCCCCGGGCTGGAAGCTCTGTATTATAAAAAGATACCCTTTCTCTTTGATTTTAACTTTGAACTGCTGACATTATGTCTTCATTATTTGGGTGTAAAGAAACACATGACGTACACTTTGTCACCCACTTCAATGATTTCAAATATTTTTGACGCCAGGTCTTTGATAAATGCAAAGAAGAAGACAGATGGTACTGTTTTTTATACACCTTTTCCCTATTATCAAACCTTTGGCAACGATTTTGTATCAAATTTGAGTATCGTTGATTTGCTGTTCAATCAAGGTCCTGAGTCACGACTGATTCTCCAGAATTCAATACCGCCCACAAAGTACCTGAATGAACAAAGCCCGACGGATATTGGTTAA